From the Clostridiales bacterium FE2011 genome, one window contains:
- a CDS encoding GNAT family N-acetyltransferase codes for MIETERLLLRPYTLSDFDSLYEIMSDPETMQHYPAPFDEEKTRNWITWNLDNYEKYGFGLWAVILKETGEFIGDCGITLQNIDGEILPEIGYHIHKKYWRRGFAKEAARAVRDWGFRNTQYDIFYSYMKYTNIGSWSTALANGMKKVKEYPDPKNTISYAYAITREEWEKLQQNSSAD; via the coding sequence ATGATTGAAACAGAACGACTATTATTGAGACCTTATACTCTCTCCGACTTCGATTCCCTCTACGAAATCATGTCCGATCCTGAAACCATGCAGCACTACCCGGCACCCTTTGATGAGGAGAAAACCCGCAACTGGATCACCTGGAACCTGGACAACTATGAGAAATACGGATTCGGTCTCTGGGCAGTTATCCTGAAGGAAACCGGTGAGTTTATCGGGGACTGCGGTATTACCCTCCAGAATATTGATGGTGAAATCCTGCCGGAAATCGGGTATCATATCCATAAAAAGTACTGGCGGCGTGGTTTCGCAAAGGAAGCCGCCCGGGCTGTCCGGGACTGGGGGTTCCGTAACACACAGTACGATATCTTCTACTCCTACATGAAGTACACAAACATCGGCTCCTGGTCCACTGCCCTGGCCAACGGGATGAAGAAGGTCAAGGAATATCCGGATCCGAAGAATACGATCTCTTATGCCTATGCGATCACCCGGGAGGAATGGGAAAAGCTGCAACAGAACAGTTCAGCCGACTGA
- a CDS encoding class I SAM-dependent methyltransferase yields the protein MKEYTKQHKKAWEYNAYDFWVKNSGTPAERAKEDAADPEKMLRKYAQYFDSYKGVRIANICGSCGKKAVPLALLGADVTVFDISEENKRYAMETAQAANVPLNYEVCDILEIDLEKYAGYFDIVFMEGGILHYFHTIDEFMKMMSTILKPGGKMICSDFHPFTKILDSLNLGRPTMSYFSTDVYEGEMAHARFFPEEIRSRMPKCSYRRYTMSEIINSIIRCGFCLKQLDEHPAWENDSLPGEFTAIAIKN from the coding sequence ATGAAAGAGTACACAAAGCAGCACAAGAAAGCATGGGAATACAACGCCTATGATTTCTGGGTCAAAAATTCCGGAACCCCGGCAGAACGGGCAAAAGAAGATGCCGCGGATCCGGAAAAGATGCTGAGAAAATACGCACAGTACTTCGACAGCTATAAAGGCGTCCGGATTGCCAACATCTGCGGGTCCTGCGGAAAAAAAGCCGTTCCCCTGGCGCTGCTCGGAGCTGACGTGACAGTTTTCGACATCTCCGAAGAGAACAAACGCTATGCCATGGAAACAGCGCAGGCAGCAAATGTTCCTCTGAATTATGAGGTTTGCGACATTCTGGAGATTGATCTGGAAAAGTATGCCGGTTATTTCGACATCGTCTTCATGGAGGGCGGAATCCTGCATTATTTCCATACGATCGATGAGTTTATGAAAATGATGAGTACCATCCTTAAGCCGGGCGGAAAAATGATCTGCAGCGATTTCCATCCTTTTACCAAGATCCTGGACAGCCTGAACCTTGGGCGCCCCACCATGAGTTATTTCTCAACGGATGTCTATGAGGGGGAAATGGCCCATGCCCGTTTCTTCCCGGAAGAGATCCGTAGCCGGATGCCCAAATGCAGCTACCGCCGGTATACCATGAGCGAGATCATCAATTCCATCATCCGGTGCGGGTTCTGCCTGAAGCAGCTGGACGAACATCCCGCCTGGGAAAACGACAGCCTGCCGGGCGAATTCACCGCGATTGCGATCAAAAACTGA